The Prunus persica cultivar Lovell chromosome G7, Prunus_persica_NCBIv2, whole genome shotgun sequence genome has a segment encoding these proteins:
- the LOC18769628 gene encoding cyclin-dependent kinase F-1: MDSPPAKSWSIHSRPEIITKYKILERVGSGAYSDVYRAIRFYDNLTVALKEVHDYQSAFREIEALQALHSCPNVVVLHEYFWREDEDAVLVLEFLTTDLATVIRSAKKREGGIGRGEVKRWMLQILSGVDACHRNMVVHRDLKPSNLLIGDNGVLKLADFGQARILLEPGYVPDDENPEPYAQSTPGQCQAGYRVQEHGTMSKEEYFRVLDEVKAKELDKETSVPDGDTSCLATCTTSDIEDDILKGSYSYEAEEGGDDRNGALTSCVGTRWFRAPELLYGSTDYGLEIDLWSLGCIFAELLTLEPLFPGTADIDQLSRIITVLGNLTEEVWPGCVKLPDYRIISFNKVENPVGIEACLRNRSPDEVSLVKKLICYDPTRRATTMELLQDKYFNEEPLPVPLSELHVPPTKDMSSDSPGGWQDYEDMGTDSDFDDFAHVNKTTTSTGSYIQFS, encoded by the exons ATGGACTCTCCGCCAGCAAAGAGCTGGAGCATCCACAGCCGGCCCGAAATCATCACAAAGTATAAGATCCTCGAGCGGGTCGGATCCGGAGCCTACTCGGATGTGTACAGAGCCATTCGATTCTACGACAACCTCACCGTCGCGCTCAAGGAGGTCCACGACTACCAGTCGGCGTTTCGAGAAATCGAGGCCCTCCAGGCCCTCCACAGCTGTCCCAACGTCGTCGTTTTGCACGAGTACTTTTGGCGCGAGGACGAGGACGCTGTGCTCGTGTTAGAGTTTTTGACGACTGACTTGGCCACTGTGATCAGAAGCGCTAAGAAGAGAGAGGGTGGGATTGGGCGCGGGGAGGTCAAGAGGTGGATGCTGCAAATCCTATCTGGAGTTGACGCGTGTCATCGGAATATGGTGGTCCACCGCGATTTGAAGCCCAGTAATTTGTTGATTGGTGATAATGGTGTGCTTAAGTTGGCTGATTTTGGTCAG GCAAGGATACTCCTAGAGCCTGGATATGTTCCTGATGATGAAAACCCAGAACCATATGCACAAAGCACTCCCGGTCAATGTCAAGCAGGGTACAGAGTTCAAGAACATGGAACTATGAGCAAAGAAGAATATTTTCGAGTGTTAGATGAGGTGAAGGCGAAAGAACTTGATAAAGAAACAAGCGTTCCTGATGGAGATACATCTTGTCTAGCAACATGTACAACGAGTGACATAGAGGATGATATTTTGAAGGGTTCTTATTCATATGAGGCAGAGGAGGGTGGAGATGATAGAAATGGAGCTCTGACGTCCTGTGTTGGAACTCGATGGTTCCGAGCCCCAGAACTACTCTATGGATCCACAGACTATGGTTTAGAGATAGATCTATGGTCATTAGGCTGCATTTTTGCAGAGCTTTTGACGCTGGAGCCACTTTTTCCTGGAACTGCTGATATTGATCAGCTCAGCAGAATCATCACTGTCCTGGGAAACTTAACTGAGGAGGTGTGGCCTGGTTGTGTTAAACTTCCTGATTACaggataatatcatttaataaAGTAGAAAATCCAGTCGGTATAGAGGCCTGCCTGCGAAACCGTTCCCCCGATGAAGTCTCCCTGGTGAAGAAACTTATTTGTTATGACCCAACTCGGAGAGCTACGACCATGGAACTGCTTCAAGACAAGTATTTCAATGAAGAGCCTCTTCCAGTTCCTCTATCTGAGCTGCACGTCCCTCCCACCAAAGATATGAGTTCTGACTCTCCTGGTGGCTGGCAAGATTACGAAGATATGGGTACAGACTCTGATTTTGACGACTTTGCCCATGTGAATAAGACTACCACTTCAACTGGTTCATACATTCAGTTTTCCTGA
- the LOC18769312 gene encoding uncharacterized protein LOC18769312: protein MASLTPGILLKLLQSMNSATKVTGDHRSALLQVIGIVPALAGSELWPNQGFYVQLSDSLNSTYVSLSDRDTDLILTNRLQLGQFAYVDRFDFDSPVPRVVGIRPIAGRHHFVGTPEPLVARISASKREFVIQPVSDSDQSTDFMAIYLSNKKQEQVVRNDNKDAKIEKTRSSRQPLAPRDNVNLGGNSNSNSNSDEPKKISDRPASRFSSPAGAKRSVSVGKKNVAPAERDPSPAGKGKRSGSPAPSKCVVPSLVVAKEENRKVSKEPAIIVPSRYRQPSPTGRRQPSPNPRRASLSPGRRLSGGVKDSATRKKMATIVAGISKVSEALVGSGKSHRKGWDESPAVEQREKSVSKNKPDFQAILRTQAALSRRLSDAHGRSPSGGDDSSSDEKTKSGSPEDCLAQEKPSCTALGITVHERKWTDGSVSLDAVSSDLARLGKEALQRKVIASAAAAEALEEAIATESLVRKLSMFAELSSTSKVGNPLPAIDRFFSIYDEVVKSTTLVQSIASNHNADTPYNDNFPTEQSKSVSLWVEAALATDLGVVSLLTTQDNEPPSTLQKSLSKRQSLNAPAKTHMKISSSSSSPESSAHVGTWTKGRGMKDTVELAMSLQSEMQMWFLEFVEKALDAGFRVFGECAADGVKLPLDSGSIAAVLSQLKRVNEWLDRVVSKRDEQINEKIDRLKRKIYGFVIQHVGTTFDNAPLASS, encoded by the exons ATGGCGTCCCTCACACCAGGGATCCTCCTGAAGCTTCTCCAGTCAATGAACTCCGCCACCAAAGTCACCGGCGACCACCGTTCGGCTCTCCTCCAAGTTATCGGCATCGTCCCTGCTCTCGCCGGCTCAGAGCTCTGGCCTAACCAGGGCTTCTATGTTCAGCTCTCCGACTCCCTCAACTCCACCTACGTCTCCCTCTCAGATCGTGACACCGACCTCATCCTCACCAACCGGTTGCAGCTCGGCCAGTTCGCCTACGTTGACCGTTTCGATTTCGACTCCCCTGTTCCTCGCGTTGTCGGAATCCGCCCCATTGCCGGCCGCCACCATTTCGTCGGTACCCCAGAGCCTCTCGTTGCTCGAATCTCCGCCTCAAAACGAGAGTTTGTGATCCAGCCCGTGTCGGATTCCGACCAGTCCACCGATTTCATGGCGATTTACTTATCCAATAAGAAGCAGGAGCAAGTTGTTAGGAATGACAACAAGGACGCCAAGATTGAGAAGACAAGATCATCGAGGCAGCCTCTTGCTCCTCGAGACAACGTGAATTTGGGTGGGAAttccaattcaaattcaaattcggATGAGCCTAAGAAGATCTCAGATCGGCCGGCTTCAAGGTTTTCATCTCCGGCCGGTGCAAAGAGGTCGGTTTCCGTTGGGAAGAAGAATGTGGCGCCCGCGGAGAGAGATCCGTCACCCGcgggaaaaggaaagagatcAGGATCTCCGGCGCCTTCAAAATGCGTGGTTCCGAGCTTAGTTGTGGCAAAGGAAGAGAACCGCAAGGTGTCTAAGGAGCCTGCGATTATAGTACCGTCCAGGTACCGGCAGCCGTCTCCAACTGGGCGGAGGCAGCCATCTCCGAATCCCCGCAGGGCTTCGCTTTCTCCCGGTAGACGGTTGTCTGGGGGAGTGAAAGACTCAGCTACCAGGAAGAAGATGGCAACTATTGTTGCAGGGATTTCTAAGGTTTCTGAAGCCCTTGTTGGGTCTGGAAAGAGTCACAGGAAGGGCTGGGATGAGTCACCGGCAGTGGAGCAAAGAGAGAAGTCTGTGTCCAAGAACAAACCAGATTTTCAAGCAATTTTAAGGACTCAG GCTGCCCTTTCGAGACGATTGAGCGATGCTCATGGTCGAAGTCCTAGTGGCGGTGATGATTCTTCTAGCGatgagaaaacaaaatctGGGTCACCTGAAGATTGCCTGGCTCAAGAGAAACCAAGCTGTACAGCTCTGGGCATCACTGTTCATGAAAGAAAATGGACCGATGGGAGTGTTTCACTTGATGCAGTCTCTTCAGACCTTGCAAGGCTTGGAAAG GAGGCTTTGCAAAGGAAAGTTATTGCATCTGCTGCTGCAGCTGAAGCTCTGGAGGAGGCCATTGCTACCGAATCTCTTGTGAGGAAATTAAG CATGTTCGCAGAACTATCTTCCACATCCAAGGTTGGGAACCCTTTGCCCGCCATTGACCGGTTCTTTTCAATCTACGATGAAGTTGTTAAATCAACAACACTTGTTCAATCAATTGCCAGCAACCACAATGCTGATACACCTTATAATGACAACTTTCCAACGGAGCAATCAAAATCTGTTTCTCTTTGGGTTGAAGCTGCCTTAGCTACTGATCTTGGGGTTGTCTCTCTTCTTACCACCCAAGACAATGAGCCTCCATCAACCTTGCAGAAAAGTTTGTCAAAACGACAATCTCTCAATGCACCTGCCAAAACCCATATGaagatttcttcttcatcttcttcaccaGAATCCAGTGCTCATGTTGGGACGTGGACAAAGGGTCGTGGCATGAAAGATACTGTTGAGCTTGCAATGAGTCTGCAGTCCGAGATGCAAATGTGGTTTCTAGAGTTCGTTGAGAAGGCCCTGGATGCCGGTTTTCGGGTGTTTGGAGAGTGTGCCGCAGATGGTGTTAAATTGCCTCTCGACTCTGGCTCCATTGCAGCTGTTTTATCACAGTTGAAACGAGTGAATGAGTGGTTGGACCGAGTTGTGTCAAAGAGGGATGAGCAAATTAATGAAAAGATTGACAGGCTGAAGAGGAAGATCTATGGATTTGTTATTCAACATGTCGGGACAACGTTTGACAATGCACCCCTTGCTTCATCTTGA
- the LOC18771356 gene encoding uncharacterized protein LOC18771356, with the protein MVGGGNRKDESVVLNSTNVFAALGSLKKKKKSEKGSSKSSKSGTAQNPEEAEKEVFWAPAPLNVKSWADVDDEDEDDYYATTAPPELGWAGEDSKVAKETEHEAEHVEVGELVSESEEEGLDEVDDVDEEHENELEAPVETEPLKKPLEASPAPKDTERQLSKKELKKKGLEELEAVLAELGYGAKSETGGQDDSSGIAQEKKVENLNGEVDKKENATGESKSAKKKKKKDKSLKEPKESPDQPDGIDVAAADEDAGTDKGENTSAGDVKERLKKVASMKKKKSSKEMDAAARAAASEAAARNARLAAAKKKEKNHYNQQPVR; encoded by the exons ATGGTGGGAGGCGGGAACCGAAAGGACGAGTCTGTGGTTCTGAATAGCACCAACGTGTTTGCGGCGCTCGGgagcttgaagaagaagaagaagtccGAGAAGGGTTCCTCCAAGAGCTCGAAAAGCGGCACAGCTCAGAATCCTGAGGAGGCCGAAAAAGAGGTGTTTTGGGCCCCTGCGCCCCTCAACGTGAAATCGTGGGCCGATGTCGATGACGAGGACGAGGACGACTACTATGCAACTACAGCTCCGCCCGAATTGGGCTGGGCTGGTGAGGATTCAAAGGTGGCCAAGGAGACTGAGCATGAAGCTGAGCATGTGGAAGTCGGTGAACTG GTAAGTGAAAGCGAGGAGGAAGGACTTgatgaagttgatgatgtcGACGAGGAACATGAAAATGAACTTGAAGCACCAGTGGAAACTGAGCCACTTAAGAAGCCCCTTGAAGCTTCTCCAGCTCCTAAGGATACTGAAAGGCAGCTTTCTAAGAAGGAACTGAAGAAAAAGGGGCTTGAAGAACTTGAAGCTGTTCTTGCAGAGCTAGGATACGGTGCCAAAAGCGAGACCGGTGGCCAAGATGATTCCAGTG GTATTGCACAAGAGAAGAAGGTAGAGAATCTAAATGGCGAGGTAGACAAGAAGGAGAATGCCACCGGGGAGAGCAAAAgtgcaaaaaagaagaaaaagaaggataaGTCATTGAAGGAGCCAAAAGAATCCCCGGACCAGCCTGATGGCATCGATGTTGCGGCAGCAGATGAAGATGCTGGGACAGATAAGGGAGAAAATACATCTGCTGGTGATGTTAAAGAGCGGCTAAAGAAAGTGGCAtctatgaagaagaagaaatcaagcaAAGAAATGGATGCAGCTGCCCGAGCTGCTGCGAGTGAAGCTGCTGCTAGGAATGCAAGGCTAGCTgcagcaaagaaaaaagagaagaaccaCTACAATCAACAGCCGGTGCGGTAA
- the LOC18771638 gene encoding syntaxin-32 produces MHGKSGQSSFRDRTQEFLSITERHRKSSFSTPANDGPASSSNSGAKIDGSRSAASIQSEFNKRASKIGLGIHHTSRMLTKLAQLAKRTSVFDDPALEIQELTSAIKQDITGLNSAVIDLQLACNSQNESGNISSDTTNHSTTVVDNLKNRLMSTTKEFKEVLTMRTENLKVHENRRQLFSSSTSKESTNPFVRQRPVAARSAANASEDPPPWANDSASSSSQLFPRKQTEMESQPLLQQQQQQVEQQDSYMQSRAEALHNVESTIHELGGIFTQLATMVSQQGELAIRIDENMDDTLANVEGAQGQLARYFNSISSNRWLMIKIFFVLIVFLIFFLFFAA; encoded by the exons ATGCATGGAAAATCGGGGCAATCGTCCTTCCGAGATCGAACGCAGGAGTTTCTGAGCATAACAGAGAGGCATCGAAAGTCCTCCTTCTCGACGCCAGCCAACGATGGCCCAGCATCGAGTAGCAATAGTGGCGCGAAGATCGACGGATCTCGATCTGCGGCTTCGATTCAATCGGAGTTCAACAAAAGGGCCTCCAAGATTGGGCTTGGGATTCACCACACTTCCCGCATGCTCACCAAGCTCGCACAAT TGGCAAAAAGGACATCAGTGTTTGATGATCCAGCTCTGGAGATCCAAGAGCTGACATCAGCTATAAAGCAAGATATTACTGGACTTAATTCAGCAGTGATAGATCTGCAGCTGGCCTGCAATTCCCAAAATGAAAGTGGAAACATCTCGAGTGACACCACAAATCATTCAACTACGGTTGTGGATAACCTGAAGAACCGACTAATGAGCACCACGAAAGAGTTTAAAGAAGTGCTCACCATGCGGACAGAG AATTTAAAGGTTCATGAAAATAGGAGGcaattgttttcttcaagCACTTCAAAAGAGTCAACAAATCCATTTGTTCGCCAACGTCCAGTTGCTGCCAGATCAGCTGCTAATGCATCGGAAGATCCTCCTCCATGGGCCAATGATTCTGCGTCTTCTTCGTCACAGTTATTTCCTAG GAAGCAGACAGAGATGGAATCTCAGCCATTACTgcaacagcagcaacaacaggtAGAACAACAAGACAGCTATATGCAGAGCCGAGCTGAAGCTCTTCATAACGTGGAGTCAACAATTCATGAGCTGGGTGGCATATTCACACAATTGGCAACCATGGTTTCTCAGCAAGGAGAGCTTGCAATCAG GATTGATGAGAATATGGACGACACACTGGCCAATGTGGAAGGAGCACAAGGGCAACTGGCCAGGTACTTTAACAGTATATCATCCAACCGATGGCTAATGATCAAGATATTCTTTGTACTTATTgtatttcttatatttttcttattttttgcgGCATAA